CACGTTGACCGTCACGTTGTAGCTGTTTTCGCCGGTCGCGACCGGAACGCTGTCGGCGGCATATTCCTTGGCCATGCCGGCGCGCATCATCGGCACCGGCTCGGGGCGGAAGCCCTGCTCGGAGATATTGACGATCTTGCCGACCGAGACGCCGGCAGCTTCGGCCAGCACCTTGGCCTTCTCGACGGCATCGGCAACGGCGGCCTTGCGCGCTTCGGTGATCACGGCTTCCGGCTTGTCGTTGGTGAACTGCACGCCGCCGCCCTGGTTGACGCCAAGCGAAACCGACTTGTCGATCACTTCGCCGAGCTTGGCGAGATCGCGAACGCGGACGCTGACGCCGTTGGTCACCTGGTAGCCGATCAGTTCCGGCGCGCGGTTGCTACCGTCGGTGTTGGTCGGATAGCTGTATTGCGGGTTGAGCATGAAGCCGCTCGTCTGCAGGTCGCGATCGGCAATGCCGCCGTCCTTCAGCGCCTTCAGCACTTCGGCCATGGTCTTGTTGTTGGCGTCCAGCGCTTCGCGCGCGGTCTTGCCATCCTTGACGACGCTCAGCTGCAGGACTGCCATGTCCGGCGCGGTCGTCGCGCGGCCCTCGCCGGCAACGATGATGGTCGCCTTGTCCTTGTCCGTCTCCTGCGCCTGAGCGGCGGCAACGCCAGCAAAAGCTGCGGCGAAGGCGGCGATCGAAAGCGTGCGGGCAGTGCGTGTGGAAATCATCTTCAATGTCTCTCCGGTTGTTCCGTCCCAAGCGTCTTCTTGGCTATCGATTGTGTGAGCATTGCGGCAATGGCTTGTCCGCAAAAAGGTTTTCCGCTAGAGCCTTGGCCACCCCGCAAACTGCCATTGGTTCGCGGGCCTGGATCAAGACGGTGCCACGCCTCGTTCAGAAGCGCAAAGGCCACCGTAGCACTTAAAGTTGCTGCACCCCGTGTCTTATCCTTGGACCGTTACGGTTTAAGGACAGGAGCGGATCCAGAGTGGGCCTGTAGCTCAATGGTTAGAGCCGGCGGCTCATAACCGCTTGGTTGGGGGTTCGAGTCCCTCCGGGCCCACCAATATACAACGATTTCAATTAGTTATGCGGTGGTTAGCCATGTAGGTTAGCCAATGGGTTAGCCAGCCGGTTTTTTCGGGTGAACGCGGCGGGTCAGGCGTGTCATTGCGTCCCTCGCTAACCGCTTTTGTTCGGCCTCACGGCTGTAGAGTTCAGCGTGCGCGATGTCGTCATGACCAAGGGTGTCCATAAGCTGCCGAGTCGTTGCCCCGGTCTCCGCCAACAATTTGCCGAGGGTCTTTCTGAGTCCGTGGAGGGTGCAGCCCTTAGGCATGCCGGCGCTGTGCGTCCAATCGGCCATGCGGCCCGTCAGAGATTTTTCCGAGAACGGCTTTCCGTAGGCGGTGATGAGCACAAAGTCCCCGTTGCGCTCCAACGGCTCGACGATTTCGCGCAACATAGGCGTGATGGGCAGGGCAAGCTCCTTGTCGCCCTTCTTCTGTTTGACCATTACGACGCCGCGGCGAAAGTCGAACCAATCCCATCGCACGCGTGCGACGTCTGATCGACGATTGCCGAGCCAGAGTGCCAGGCCGTAAGCTGTGCGCGGCGTGCTGCCGAGTGGCCAGCGGGCCTCGAACTTCTCGCGCTCCTCAATGGTCCATGCCCGCCAGCCCTTGTATTCGGGGCGGTAGTTCATCTTCCACGTCGGGTCGGCCTCGATCCACTCTTCGTCAAGGGCGACATAGACCATCTTTCGGATAGTCGTCAGCAGGTGCTTGGCCTTGTGGGGTGTGGCGGCAAAGTGCGCGATAATGCCTTTGATGTGGCGCCGCTTCGCATCCTTCACGAGCATATCGCCCCAAACGTCAGGATGGGTATCCACCACTTTTAGCTTCAGGAACTCGTCTGCAAGGCGGGTGTTCTGGTCTTTGGTGGCTGGATCGAACACTAACCATTCCGGCGTCTTCTGAACTCGTTTCCATGCGTCTCTGAAACTGCCTGGGAGAGCCTTGCCGGGCAGATCCACGATTACGGCCGGCTTGTATTCTCGGCCCTCTACCGCCGCCCTGTAGGCGGCCTCGAACTCCGGCTCGCCGGGAAGGCCTTTAATCTGGATCGTCTTGCCAGCACGACGAAACCGCCAGCGGGTTTTTCCGTGGCGGTCTTCGTAGGACGAAAGGTAGGGGCGGGGTTCTTGATCTTCGCTCATGGCGGGAAGATAGGCGTCTATGCACGTCCTGACAACAAGTCGTCGATGCGGTTGCTGCTCTCGTCAGGCAAAGCAGAAAACGCCACATCGAGGGCGATGCGATCCCAGACGACGCGTCCGCCTATCCGCTTGGGGCGGGGCATGAGCCGGTCCGACACCATTTCGTCGAACTTGGTCTCACCGACGCCGATGTAGCGCGCAGCCTCCGGGCGACTGAGCCCGCGGGGCGGATAGGCTATCAAATCGGATTTCGCCACTAGCGAATCTCCTCACATTCGAGTGCGGGCCCGCCGTTGTGGCCGATCATTGCCGCGGCGGCGCGCGCCTGGTCGCGGCGCTTCTGGTTCTGCTTGTGCGTCACCATCTCCGTATGCTTCGGGTCCGGATTGACACAAAGGCGGTTGCGGCATTTGTGGTCGATCTGCTTTTTGCCCGGAATATAGCCGTGCTCGTTGGTCCACATGACCAGATGCACGGCGACCGTCTGGCCGCTAAGCGACATACGCGGGTAGTCCTTGCCTCGGCCGGATTTCCCCGATGTCGGGCCTTGCCAGATCCAGCAGTCGGTTACAGGGTCGACGACGACCCTCTCCATGATCTTTTCGCGGATCTGCTCGCGGCGGCTCATCATCATCCGTGCCGCCTCCATGCGTCGAAATCGGAGCGAAGCTGCTTCCATCGCTCGGCGGCGCCCGGATCTTCGTTTAACTCCCTGCGGGACGAAATCGCGAGGACGGAGCGCACGCGTGTCGCTGCGCGGTCATTGGTCAGGGGTGCTTCGAGCCCGTGCCGTTCTTCGAGATACTTCTTGAAGGCCGGTTCCGCGCATTTCATGGAGCACTCGGCGGCAAAATTCCGCGGCTTCTCGGCGCGCTGCTCGATGTGTCGGCGTAGCCTTGTAATCTCATCGAACGCGTACTGCAGCAGAAAATCCATCGCGCGCATGTACGTTGGGGCGTGCGCCATCAAGCGGCGGTTTTCCCTGCTGCATTCCGGCAAGATGAGCGCGATTGCCTCAACTTCGCCGGTCATCGGTTCCTTGGAACAAAGTTCGGTCTGGCCGCGCTCGACATCGTAGGAGGCGCACCACTCCTCGCTGGCGAGGCCGAGTAGCTGGCGCGCGTCGCGATACTTCTCCTTCGCGATTTGAAGGTTCACTGACGCTCCTCCAGCGTGATCGCGCGAAGACGTGCCGGCAGCTCGGCCGGATCGTCGTCACCTTCTGCCTCGACGCAGCGGCTTACGATTGCGATCGCGCGCGAAAGCGCATCGTGAAAGCCCTTGCGGTACGCTGCGTTGCGTCGG
The nucleotide sequence above comes from Ensifer sp. PDNC004. Encoded proteins:
- a CDS encoding tyrosine-type recombinase/integrase produces the protein MSEDQEPRPYLSSYEDRHGKTRWRFRRAGKTIQIKGLPGEPEFEAAYRAAVEGREYKPAVIVDLPGKALPGSFRDAWKRVQKTPEWLVFDPATKDQNTRLADEFLKLKVVDTHPDVWGDMLVKDAKRRHIKGIIAHFAATPHKAKHLLTTIRKMVYVALDEEWIEADPTWKMNYRPEYKGWRAWTIEEREKFEARWPLGSTPRTAYGLALWLGNRRSDVARVRWDWFDFRRGVVMVKQKKGDKELALPITPMLREIVEPLERNGDFVLITAYGKPFSEKSLTGRMADWTHSAGMPKGCTLHGLRKTLGKLLAETGATTRQLMDTLGHDDIAHAELYSREAEQKRLARDAMTRLTRRVHPKKPAG
- a CDS encoding AlpA family transcriptional regulator yields the protein MAKSDLIAYPPRGLSRPEAARYIGVGETKFDEMVSDRLMPRPKRIGGRVVWDRIALDVAFSALPDESSNRIDDLLSGRA
- a CDS encoding SIMPL domain-containing protein produces the protein MISTRTARTLSIAAFAAAFAGVAAAQAQETDKDKATIIVAGEGRATTAPDMAVLQLSVVKDGKTAREALDANNKTMAEVLKALKDGGIADRDLQTSGFMLNPQYSYPTNTDGSNRAPELIGYQVTNGVSVRVRDLAKLGEVIDKSVSLGVNQGGGVQFTNDKPEAVITEARKAAVADAVEKAKVLAEAAGVSVGKIVNISEQGFRPEPVPMMRAGMAKEYAADSVPVATGENSYNVTVNVTFEIKQ
- a CDS encoding HNH endonuclease signature motif containing protein, whose protein sequence is MMSRREQIREKIMERVVVDPVTDCWIWQGPTSGKSGRGKDYPRMSLSGQTVAVHLVMWTNEHGYIPGKKQIDHKCRNRLCVNPDPKHTEMVTHKQNQKRRDQARAAAAMIGHNGGPALECEEIR